The proteins below are encoded in one region of Fibrella aestuarina BUZ 2:
- a CDS encoding ADP-ribosylglycohydrolase family protein, whose amino-acid sequence MNKPVLNKITAGLLGLAVGDALGVPVEFQGRVFLKQRPVTTMQGHGTHDQPAGTWSDNSSLSFCLAESLCKGYDLSDIAHRFINWSDRGYWTARGRVFAIGVATSTAITKLRFGVAPTLAGGRAETDNGNGSLMRLLPLVFYLYERPISDRYRLVTEVSSLTHGHIRSVLACFIYTELARCLLVEPDKDKAFTQMKEAVNGFIDEFAIAPAEELVHFQRILDHPALPAPAKPLAHCHESDIQSSGYVVHTLEASLWCFLTTDSFTQAVLKAVNLGGDTDTIGSITGGLAGLRYGVGSIPKLWLSVLARRTDIEDLAERLSERL is encoded by the coding sequence ATGAATAAACCTGTACTAAACAAAATAACGGCGGGGTTACTAGGGTTAGCGGTAGGAGACGCGCTGGGTGTTCCCGTCGAGTTTCAGGGGCGGGTCTTTCTGAAGCAACGCCCCGTCACCACCATGCAGGGGCACGGCACCCACGATCAGCCAGCGGGCACCTGGTCGGACAACAGCTCGCTGTCGTTCTGCCTGGCCGAAAGTCTCTGCAAGGGCTATGACCTCAGCGACATCGCGCACCGGTTTATCAACTGGAGCGACCGGGGCTACTGGACGGCCCGTGGCCGCGTGTTTGCTATTGGCGTGGCCACCAGCACGGCCATTACCAAGCTACGGTTTGGCGTAGCCCCGACGCTGGCCGGTGGTCGCGCCGAGACCGACAATGGCAATGGGTCGCTGATGCGCCTGTTGCCGCTGGTGTTCTACCTGTATGAACGCCCCATCTCCGACCGGTATCGGCTCGTAACCGAAGTGTCGTCACTTACGCATGGGCATATACGTTCGGTGCTGGCCTGCTTTATCTATACTGAACTGGCCCGATGCCTGCTTGTCGAGCCCGACAAAGACAAGGCCTTTACGCAGATGAAAGAGGCCGTCAATGGGTTCATCGATGAATTTGCCATTGCGCCCGCGGAGGAACTCGTGCACTTCCAGCGTATTCTGGACCATCCGGCGCTGCCTGCACCCGCCAAACCGCTGGCCCATTGTCACGAGTCGGATATTCAGTCGTCGGGGTATGTGGTGCACACGCTGGAGGCCAGCCTCTGGTGTTTCCTGACCACCGATTCGTTTACGCAGGCGGTGTTGAAAGCCGTCAACCTGGGTGGCGATACCGACACCATCGGCAGCATTACGGGCGGCCTGGCCGGGCTACGTTATGGCGTGGGCAGTATTCCCAAACTGTGGCTATCGGTATTGGCCCGCCGCACCGACATCGAGGACCTGGCCGAGCGCCTGAGCGAACGCCTGTAG
- a CDS encoding penicillin acylase family protein, giving the protein MRLLFVLVLLTTASYAQPLTVKGLNQPVEVLRDQWGVNHIYAKNEHDLFFAQGYLAAQDRLFQLELWRRQATGTVAELLGPQELKRDIGTRLFKFRTTNLDAELNHYHPHGSLIVRAFVAGINAYVTQINQTPEKLPFEFKTLNTRPGLWTPEVVISRHQGLLSNIRDELNYGRLVHLIGADSLRMLQWFHPKTKANDPDLTLHVDGKGLMQPILELYEAFRLPIRFSKSDKSMGVTMEDEALRQQRQQEIDAWFEAEKQFVGSNNWVVSGSKSASGYPMLANDPHRAQSVPSLRYWAHLNAPGWNVIGAGEPTLPGISIGHNDYGAWGLTIFDTDNEDLYVYETNPANPNQYRYKGRWEPMRTLRETIPVKGQSAQTVTLKYTRHGPVVFEDGKAHRAYAVRAGWREPGCSPYLASLRMNQARSWAEFRQACLASRVPGENMVWADPKGNIGWQAVGLAPVRKNWTGLVPVPGDGRFEWSGYLPIAQLPHSENPASGYIVTANNNLTPVDFLHRNAIGWVWAGPSRAQRIEEVLADSRRKTLPDFMRLQADYVALPARTLVPLLEPLASEDVPTEQALAYLRKWNYELAPSSVAAAIYVGFETALRRAFADLTIPADARPYLRSIPTKRILDWAVSPQLALNRPIGRDSLLLACLTQSVQELSGRLGPDMETWVYGQRRNKHITLTNALSELVGEEQRRRINLGPVARGGYSETVNVTGGGLNQEHGATFRIVVDTEDWDRTMGINSPGQSANPDSPHYRDLFPLWAENGYFPVFFSKKKIEQVTELKQVLRPGATIRP; this is encoded by the coding sequence ATGCGCTTACTTTTTGTTCTAGTGCTGCTTACGACGGCTTCCTACGCCCAGCCCCTGACCGTCAAAGGGCTCAACCAACCCGTCGAGGTACTTCGTGACCAATGGGGCGTCAATCACATTTACGCCAAAAACGAACACGATCTGTTCTTTGCACAGGGCTATCTGGCGGCGCAGGACCGGCTGTTTCAGCTCGAGCTATGGCGGCGGCAGGCGACCGGCACCGTAGCCGAACTGCTGGGCCCGCAGGAACTGAAACGCGACATCGGCACGCGGCTGTTCAAGTTTCGGACCACTAACCTCGACGCCGAGCTGAACCACTACCATCCCCACGGTAGCCTGATCGTGCGGGCGTTTGTGGCGGGCATCAACGCCTACGTGACGCAGATCAACCAGACGCCGGAGAAACTGCCGTTTGAGTTTAAAACGCTGAATACCCGCCCCGGCCTCTGGACGCCCGAGGTGGTGATCAGCCGGCATCAGGGCCTGCTCAGCAACATCCGCGACGAACTGAACTACGGTCGGCTGGTGCATTTGATCGGGGCGGATAGCCTGCGGATGCTACAGTGGTTTCACCCCAAAACAAAAGCCAACGATCCCGACCTGACGCTGCACGTGGACGGCAAGGGACTGATGCAGCCTATTCTGGAATTGTACGAAGCGTTTCGTCTGCCCATCCGGTTCAGCAAATCCGATAAATCGATGGGCGTGACGATGGAAGACGAAGCCCTGCGCCAACAGCGGCAGCAGGAGATTGATGCCTGGTTCGAGGCCGAGAAACAATTTGTCGGCTCTAACAACTGGGTGGTGTCGGGCAGCAAATCGGCGAGTGGGTATCCCATGCTGGCCAACGACCCACACCGGGCGCAGTCGGTGCCGTCGTTGCGCTACTGGGCGCACCTGAATGCGCCGGGCTGGAACGTAATCGGGGCGGGCGAACCCACACTGCCGGGTATTTCCATTGGCCACAACGACTACGGAGCCTGGGGCCTGACCATCTTCGACACCGACAACGAAGATTTGTACGTCTACGAAACCAACCCGGCCAACCCGAATCAGTACCGCTACAAGGGCCGCTGGGAACCCATGCGCACCCTGCGCGAAACGATTCCGGTGAAAGGCCAGTCCGCACAGACCGTCACGCTGAAGTACACCCGCCACGGCCCCGTGGTGTTTGAAGACGGCAAGGCGCACCGGGCCTACGCCGTGCGGGCGGGCTGGCGCGAACCCGGCTGTTCGCCCTACCTGGCCAGTCTGCGCATGAATCAGGCACGGTCGTGGGCCGAGTTCCGGCAGGCGTGTCTGGCCAGTCGGGTGCCGGGCGAAAACATGGTCTGGGCCGACCCTAAAGGGAACATCGGCTGGCAGGCGGTGGGGTTGGCACCAGTCCGCAAAAACTGGACGGGGCTGGTGCCGGTACCGGGCGATGGCCGCTTCGAGTGGTCGGGCTACCTGCCCATTGCGCAACTACCCCACAGCGAGAACCCCGCGTCGGGCTACATCGTCACGGCCAACAACAACCTTACGCCGGTCGATTTTCTGCACCGCAATGCCATCGGCTGGGTGTGGGCGGGACCGTCGCGGGCGCAGCGGATCGAGGAAGTGCTGGCCGATTCGCGCCGCAAAACGCTGCCCGATTTCATGCGCCTGCAAGCTGATTACGTAGCCCTGCCCGCCCGTACGCTGGTGCCCCTGCTGGAGCCACTGGCCTCGGAGGACGTACCCACCGAACAGGCGCTGGCTTACCTGCGCAAATGGAACTACGAACTGGCTCCCTCGTCGGTAGCCGCGGCCATTTACGTGGGTTTTGAAACGGCCCTTCGCCGCGCCTTCGCCGACCTCACCATCCCCGCCGATGCCAGACCCTACCTGCGCAGCATCCCAACGAAACGCATCCTCGACTGGGCCGTATCGCCGCAACTAGCCCTGAACCGGCCCATCGGGCGCGATAGCCTGCTGCTCGCCTGCCTGACGCAATCGGTACAGGAACTGAGTGGGCGGCTGGGTCCCGACATGGAAACCTGGGTGTATGGGCAGCGTCGCAACAAACACATTACCCTTACCAACGCCCTGAGCGAGCTGGTTGGTGAGGAGCAGCGACGGCGTATCAACCTCGGGCCGGTGGCGCGGGGTGGCTACAGCGAAACCGTCAACGTGACGGGTGGCGGCCTGAATCAGGAACATGGCGCTACCTTCCGGATCGTGGTCGACACCGAAGACTGGGACCGCACGATGGGTATCAACAGCCCCGGCCAATCGGCCAACCCCGATAGCCCGCACTACCGCGATCTGTTTCCATTATGGGCCGAGAATGGCTACTTTCCGGTTTTCTTTTCGAAGAAGAAAATCGAGCAGGTGACAGAATTGAAGCAGGTGCTGCGCCCTGGAGCAACCATTCGTCCCTGA
- a CDS encoding AraC family transcriptional regulator, whose translation MQAPTFTAIVDAIPPLEAVFRHVYAVRHDAEAQPVVQQLLPNYEMLVGFNFGTDVPIRLGGQAFSIHHTAIIGPLDKTLAYEVRPGADLMVVVFTLNGFYRLMGHQLKTGMADIRLTSPQLESVTLVSLWEELANRPTLYERISHVNAYALTQLMPADDVTRRMPADVGYFETTAVDPVKGMAGDRQLTPRSVQQRMKTHLGYSAKELTRFLRFRKLIDRLMEARPSAVDWQALVTEFGYYDQPHLSRDFQYFLGLSPRRFLAELARGGLCVARRGKFY comes from the coding sequence ATGCAAGCCCCTACGTTTACGGCCATTGTCGATGCCATACCGCCATTGGAAGCGGTCTTTCGGCACGTGTACGCCGTCCGGCACGATGCCGAGGCTCAGCCTGTCGTTCAGCAGCTACTGCCCAATTACGAGATGCTGGTTGGTTTCAACTTCGGAACGGACGTACCCATCCGGCTAGGGGGGCAGGCTTTCTCTATTCACCACACTGCGATTATTGGGCCTCTGGATAAAACGCTGGCGTACGAGGTGCGGCCTGGTGCCGACCTGATGGTCGTTGTGTTTACGCTCAATGGCTTCTATCGGTTGATGGGCCATCAGTTGAAAACGGGCATGGCTGACATCCGATTAACCAGTCCGCAACTCGAGTCAGTCACGCTGGTTTCGTTATGGGAGGAGTTAGCTAACCGGCCCACGCTGTATGAGCGCATCAGCCACGTCAATGCCTATGCGCTGACCCAGCTGATGCCAGCCGACGACGTGACGAGACGAATGCCCGCCGACGTGGGCTATTTTGAGACAACAGCTGTTGATCCGGTTAAAGGCATGGCGGGCGATAGGCAACTCACGCCCCGAAGTGTACAGCAGCGCATGAAAACGCATCTGGGATACTCGGCAAAAGAACTGACCCGCTTTCTGCGCTTCCGAAAGCTGATCGACCGCTTGATGGAAGCCCGGCCGTCGGCAGTTGACTGGCAGGCACTGGTCACGGAGTTCGGCTATTACGATCAGCCGCATCTATCCCGCGACTTTCAGTACTTCCTGGGCCTGTCGCCGCGCCGTTTCCTGGCCGAACTCGCTCGCGGTGGGTTGTGCGTCGCCCGACGTGGGAAGTTTTATTAG
- a CDS encoding SDR family oxidoreductase codes for MITTTKTGSLVTPPSQRPTVLITGATGTIGTALCQTLSNRGVPFRAMVRRPERASDLATLPGATVVAGDFDDPSSLATALNGMEQAFLLTPSSAQAEAQQLHFVEEARKAGVQHLVKLSQLAADAHSPVRFLRYHAVVENAIQASGLTYTFLRPNLFMQGLLGFRDLIRQQGALFAPINDASVSLIDIRDIADVAATVLTQPGHANQTYTLTGPQSLTHADLANALGQALHRSVQFVYIPGEVMHQELLKAGFIDWQATGLVEDYAHYSRGEAAAVTDTVAAITGHPARPFAQFAADYADWFR; via the coding sequence ATGATTACAACCACAAAAACCGGGTCACTCGTCACCCCGCCGAGCCAACGACCCACCGTATTAATTACCGGTGCGACCGGTACCATCGGCACGGCACTCTGCCAGACCCTCAGCAACCGGGGCGTTCCCTTCCGGGCGATGGTCCGTCGACCCGAAAGGGCCAGCGACCTGGCCACCCTGCCCGGTGCCACCGTGGTGGCGGGCGATTTTGACGACCCGTCCTCACTGGCCACGGCGCTCAACGGTATGGAGCAGGCTTTTTTATTAACACCCTCGTCGGCTCAGGCTGAAGCGCAACAACTCCACTTTGTCGAAGAAGCCCGGAAAGCGGGCGTTCAGCACCTGGTTAAACTATCTCAATTGGCGGCAGATGCTCATTCACCGGTTCGTTTTCTGCGCTACCATGCTGTTGTGGAGAACGCCATTCAGGCGAGCGGGCTGACGTACACGTTTCTGCGGCCCAACCTCTTTATGCAGGGGCTGCTCGGCTTTCGCGACCTGATTCGGCAGCAGGGCGCCCTGTTTGCCCCTATTAATGACGCCAGCGTCAGCCTCATCGATATCCGCGACATTGCCGACGTGGCCGCTACGGTACTCACCCAACCCGGCCATGCGAATCAGACCTACACGTTGACCGGTCCCCAGTCGCTCACCCACGCCGACTTGGCCAATGCGTTGGGGCAGGCGCTGCATCGGTCAGTACAGTTTGTTTACATCCCGGGCGAGGTGATGCATCAGGAATTGCTCAAGGCCGGTTTCATCGACTGGCAGGCCACCGGGTTGGTCGAGGATTATGCGCACTACAGCCGGGGCGAAGCCGCCGCGGTGACCGATACCGTCGCGGCGATTACCGGTCATCCCGCTCGCCCATTCGCCCAGTTTGCCGCGGACTATGCCGACTGGTTCAGGTGA
- a CDS encoding sodium:solute symporter family transporter codes for MNQLVTTDYIVFLLYFVGVSAYGYWIYKRKQTTSMDTKDFFLAEGSLTWWAIGASLIASNISAEQFIGMSGDGFRFGVAIAVYEWLAAISLIIVAVWFIPIYLKNKIYTMPQFLNTRYNETVSLIMAVFWLFLYVFVNLTSILFLGALALSNLIGGDSFHVIVIGLSIFAVFITLGGMKVIGYTDVVQVLVLIIGGLVTTYLALTKVSETFGLGSSAIAGLGAMMKDADDHFHMIFPKPGPGASQGEINRYLTLPGILMYLGGQWVVNLNYWGCNQYITQRALGADLQTARTGILFAAILKIFMPIIVMLPGIAAYVIFKNGGIQAEMLRNGVVSGDNAYSAMLTFLPTGLKGVSVAALTAAIVASLAGKANSISTIFTLDIYKKYIDKGASESKQLWVGRFAILGAMLISIIFTWEDALGIGGEGGFTYIQKYTGYISPGIFAIFILGFFWKRTTGPAAIVGILAGFGFALLFNNFAPALFGPETIMYTAFPNGKGAYEIPFLVAMGWSFFLTVGLMVLVSLAGPKINPKAFEIDAAMFKLSNTSIAMIVAILVLFSMLYVRFW; via the coding sequence ATGAATCAACTTGTTACAACGGATTACATCGTTTTCCTGCTCTATTTTGTCGGCGTCTCGGCCTATGGCTACTGGATCTACAAACGGAAACAGACCACGAGCATGGACACCAAAGATTTCTTCCTGGCCGAAGGATCCTTGACCTGGTGGGCGATCGGGGCATCGCTCATTGCTTCTAACATCTCCGCCGAGCAGTTTATCGGCATGTCGGGCGATGGGTTCCGGTTCGGGGTGGCTATTGCCGTATACGAGTGGCTGGCGGCGATCAGCCTCATTATCGTGGCCGTGTGGTTTATTCCGATCTACCTGAAGAATAAGATTTACACCATGCCGCAGTTCCTGAACACGCGCTACAACGAGACTGTGAGCTTGATTATGGCGGTGTTCTGGCTGTTTCTCTACGTCTTCGTGAACCTGACGTCGATTCTGTTTCTGGGGGCGCTGGCCCTGAGTAACCTGATCGGCGGCGACTCGTTTCACGTGATCGTCATCGGGCTGAGCATATTCGCCGTTTTCATTACACTGGGTGGCATGAAAGTGATTGGCTACACCGACGTGGTTCAGGTACTGGTGCTCATCATCGGTGGGCTCGTGACTACGTACCTGGCCCTAACTAAGGTGAGCGAAACCTTCGGACTGGGCAGCAGCGCCATAGCGGGTTTGGGGGCCATGATGAAAGATGCCGACGATCACTTCCACATGATTTTCCCGAAACCCGGCCCCGGCGCGTCGCAGGGCGAAATCAACCGCTATCTCACGCTGCCGGGTATTCTCATGTACCTGGGTGGGCAGTGGGTTGTGAACCTCAACTACTGGGGCTGTAACCAATACATCACGCAGCGGGCCCTGGGTGCCGATCTGCAAACGGCGCGTACGGGTATTCTTTTCGCGGCCATCCTGAAGATTTTCATGCCGATTATTGTGATGCTGCCGGGTATTGCCGCCTACGTGATCTTCAAAAATGGCGGTATTCAGGCCGAGATGTTGCGGAATGGTGTCGTGTCGGGCGATAATGCCTATTCGGCGATGCTGACATTCCTGCCTACGGGCCTCAAAGGGGTTTCGGTGGCGGCGCTTACGGCGGCGATCGTGGCTTCGCTGGCGGGTAAAGCCAACTCCATCTCAACGATCTTCACGCTGGATATCTACAAGAAATACATCGACAAGGGGGCCAGCGAAAGCAAGCAGCTTTGGGTGGGCCGGTTTGCCATTCTGGGGGCTATGCTCATCTCGATCATCTTCACCTGGGAAGATGCCCTGGGCATTGGTGGTGAAGGCGGCTTTACCTACATCCAGAAGTACACGGGCTACATCAGCCCTGGTATCTTCGCCATCTTCATTCTGGGCTTTTTCTGGAAGCGTACCACCGGCCCGGCGGCTATCGTCGGTATCCTGGCGGGCTTCGGGTTTGCACTGCTGTTCAACAACTTTGCGCCGGCACTCTTCGGCCCCGAAACGATCATGTACACGGCATTTCCCAACGGAAAGGGTGCCTACGAAATTCCATTCCTCGTAGCGATGGGCTGGTCGTTCTTCCTGACGGTTGGCCTGATGGTGCTGGTGAGTCTGGCCGGTCCGAAGATCAACCCGAAGGCCTTCGAGATCGACGCCGCGATGTTCAAGCTGTCGAACACCAGCATTGCCATGATCGTCGCGATTCTGGTGCTGTTCTCGATGCTCTACGTCCGGTTCTGGTAA
- a CDS encoding PAS domain-containing sensor histidine kinase produces MRTVYSSADELYDELAFAIDAAELGVWDLNPVTNTFKGNARLKEWFGLRPDDDIPLTLALDVIAPADRERVTEAIWRAMQISSGGQYDTVYTIINPHTNAERVVRAKGKVKFGSDKTAQRFNGILQDITEQYRIDQIWRESEERFRTMAEGTDVLIALGDETSNATYFNRAWTDLTGRSMNELIAFGWADLIHPDDREAYVNVYLSAFARRVPFTGEFRLLSKTGDYRWLLANGPVRFRPDGSFAGYISSCVDITDRKQAEEALLLSERRFRSIIEEASVATMLFVGPNHYIEVANETMIRYLGKGPSIIGKPLIEALPELDDQPFIQLLDTVYSTGVAYEAQAAEAKLLVDGHLQTFYFTFSYKPLRDARGEVYGILDTSVDVTEQVLTQRALERSEQNLRSVVESAPFPIGVYVGPEKRVQLANQAIMDVWGKGRDVIGTRYTDLLPELQYQAIFSQLDQVYTTGVAFHAKNRRVDLIVHGEPRPYFFNYSFTPLFDGEGQVYGVMSTAADVTDLALAKQQVEETEAALRGAIELAELGAWEIDATTMQMTYSDRIKGWFGFGDNQAKADAAYSLIHETDRLRVEQAIVVALRPGSSGVFDEEYTLVERSGYERIIHAHGKTLFDEQGQPKKISGTAQDVTEQRRIQQALERQVQERTQLLQALVRDLERSNANLQQFAYVASHDLQEPLRKIRSFGNLLIDQFGDQLGDGADLLSRMQAAASRMSVLIQDLLTFSRISTRQETATAVELSQTIHTALADLELRIQETEAVVDVDQLPTVQGDASQLGQLFQNLLSNALKFNVPNQRPHIQVRSQTVAADLLPADVRPTRPASAYYRIDVTDNGIGFEAKYTDRIFQVFQRLHGRGQYEGTGIGLAICEKVAANHGGAITATSQPNQGATFSVYLPVWS; encoded by the coding sequence ATGAGAACCGTGTATTCGTCGGCCGACGAACTCTACGACGAACTGGCCTTTGCCATTGATGCGGCTGAACTGGGCGTTTGGGACCTCAACCCAGTCACTAACACCTTCAAGGGCAACGCACGGTTAAAAGAGTGGTTTGGCCTACGCCCCGACGATGATATTCCGCTCACGCTGGCGCTGGACGTGATTGCCCCCGCCGACCGGGAACGGGTCACCGAGGCCATCTGGCGGGCCATGCAGATCAGCTCAGGTGGGCAGTACGATACCGTCTATACCATCATTAATCCGCATACCAACGCGGAGCGGGTCGTGCGCGCCAAAGGCAAAGTCAAATTTGGGTCCGACAAGACGGCTCAGCGCTTTAACGGCATTTTGCAGGATATCACGGAGCAATACCGCATCGATCAGATCTGGCGCGAAAGCGAGGAACGCTTCCGGACCATGGCCGAAGGCACGGACGTGCTCATTGCCCTCGGCGACGAAACCAGCAATGCTACCTACTTCAACCGGGCCTGGACAGACCTGACGGGCCGGTCGATGAACGAGCTGATTGCTTTCGGCTGGGCCGACCTCATTCACCCCGACGACCGGGAGGCGTATGTCAACGTATACCTGTCGGCGTTTGCCAGGCGGGTGCCTTTTACGGGCGAGTTTCGGTTGCTGAGCAAAACGGGCGACTACCGCTGGCTGCTGGCCAATGGGCCAGTGCGCTTCCGGCCCGACGGCTCGTTTGCGGGCTACATCAGCTCGTGTGTCGACATCACCGACCGTAAACAGGCCGAAGAAGCCCTGCTCCTGAGCGAGCGCCGCTTCCGGTCGATTATCGAAGAGGCTTCGGTGGCGACGATGCTCTTTGTGGGCCCGAATCATTACATCGAGGTTGCCAACGAAACCATGATTCGCTACCTCGGCAAAGGCCCGTCCATCATTGGCAAGCCGCTCATTGAAGCACTGCCCGAACTGGACGATCAGCCGTTTATTCAGTTGCTGGATACGGTTTACTCGACCGGCGTTGCCTACGAAGCCCAGGCCGCCGAAGCGAAGCTGCTGGTTGACGGGCACTTGCAGACGTTTTATTTCACGTTTTCGTACAAGCCCCTGCGCGATGCCCGAGGTGAGGTGTATGGCATCCTCGACACGTCTGTTGACGTAACGGAACAGGTGCTAACCCAACGCGCGCTGGAGCGGAGTGAGCAGAACCTGCGCAGTGTCGTCGAGAGCGCCCCGTTCCCGATCGGCGTTTATGTGGGCCCCGAAAAGCGCGTTCAGCTTGCCAACCAGGCCATCATGGATGTGTGGGGCAAAGGCCGCGATGTGATTGGCACACGCTACACCGATCTGCTGCCTGAATTGCAGTACCAGGCCATTTTTAGCCAACTGGATCAGGTCTACACCACCGGCGTGGCGTTTCATGCCAAGAACCGACGGGTCGACCTGATCGTACACGGCGAGCCCAGGCCTTATTTTTTCAATTACAGCTTCACCCCCCTTTTCGACGGGGAGGGGCAGGTTTACGGGGTCATGAGTACCGCCGCCGACGTGACCGATCTGGCCCTTGCCAAGCAGCAGGTGGAGGAAACCGAAGCGGCCCTGCGCGGGGCGATCGAACTGGCCGAACTGGGGGCCTGGGAAATCGACGCCACCACCATGCAGATGACCTACTCAGACCGGATAAAAGGCTGGTTTGGCTTCGGCGACAATCAGGCGAAGGCCGACGCGGCCTACAGCCTTATCCACGAAACCGATCGGCTTCGGGTCGAGCAGGCCATCGTGGTTGCCCTCAGGCCCGGCTCATCGGGTGTGTTTGACGAAGAGTACACGCTTGTGGAGCGCTCAGGCTACGAGCGGATCATCCATGCGCACGGCAAGACCCTGTTTGACGAACAGGGCCAGCCCAAAAAGATCAGCGGTACGGCGCAGGACGTTACCGAGCAGCGCCGGATACAGCAGGCACTGGAACGGCAGGTGCAGGAACGTACCCAGCTGCTTCAGGCGCTGGTGCGCGACCTGGAACGCTCTAACGCCAATTTGCAGCAGTTTGCCTATGTGGCCTCACATGACCTCCAGGAGCCGCTGCGCAAAATCCGGTCCTTCGGCAATCTGCTCATCGACCAGTTTGGCGATCAGCTGGGCGACGGGGCCGACCTGCTCAGTCGCATGCAGGCCGCGGCCAGCCGGATGTCGGTGCTGATTCAGGACCTGCTCACCTTTTCGCGCATTTCGACCCGGCAGGAAACGGCCACGGCTGTCGAATTAAGCCAAACCATCCACACCGCCCTGGCGGATCTTGAGTTACGCATTCAGGAAACGGAGGCCGTCGTCGACGTTGATCAGCTCCCCACCGTGCAGGGCGACGCCTCCCAGTTGGGGCAGCTGTTTCAGAACCTGCTCAGCAACGCGCTGAAGTTCAACGTACCCAACCAGCGGCCCCACATCCAGGTACGTTCCCAAACGGTTGCCGCCGACCTGCTCCCCGCCGATGTGCGCCCAACGCGCCCAGCCTCGGCCTATTACCGCATCGATGTGACCGACAATGGCATCGGGTTCGAGGCCAAATACACCGACCGCATTTTCCAGGTGTTCCAGCGCCTCCACGGGCGGGGTCAGTACGAAGGAACGGGTATTGGTCTGGCCATCTGTGAGAAAGTGGCCGCTAACCACGGGGGGGCAATCACCGCGACCAGTCAGCCCAATCAGGGGGCCACGTTCAGTGTCTACCTGCCCGTTTGGTCGTAA